The following DNA comes from Erigeron canadensis isolate Cc75 chromosome 3, C_canadensis_v1, whole genome shotgun sequence.
TTTGAATTGCTTCATCCTTGAAAGAACGGCGCTGTCGATTGGCTTGTCTGATGCATCACCATCTACTCTTATCCAAGGATGCTCTggtatttattaaaaaaacatacagACATATTATAAGCTCATAAGCATATCTGCATTTGGGACATTTGACTTGTGATTGCAAATAATTAGTTAGTGTTCGGATTTTGCTTGGATTAtctgataatccagttattctATGAAGAATTATCATTTCTTCAGATGAATCAGAATTTATTGAACACTTGAACAACTATATTAAATTTCATCGCTACTTTCAAACATACATCCAGCTGCCCCCTTTCTTtctattgttttctttttcttagtGTCTACACGTATCACAAGGTTCTATGTTTTTACGTAAATACGTACCAAGAACTTGAGCAGCAGTTATACGCTTCGTTGGGTCCTGGGTCAGCATCCTCCGGATAAGATCTTTGGCACTCTTGGATATAGATGGCCAGGGATCGCTTTCAAAGTCAATGCGTCCTTCTAATATGGCATCAAATATACCTTTCTCTGTTTCTGCAAATTTTATTTACCCATTTTCAGgttatataacttataaatgcACTGGTCCTCTGAAACACATAGGTTTAAGAAAATGCCAAAGAAAGCCTTAGATTACCTGCCCAGAAGGGAGGCACTCCGCTTAGCAAGATATATAGTATCACCCCTGCACTCCATATGTCTATTTCCTTACCATATTTTTTCTTCAACACTTCAGGTGCAACATAATAGGCACTACCAACAATATCCCGGTGTGTTTTCCCTGCAAGTGTTTATTCCCAAGGTCACAAGGTTAGAGGTTACAAGATGGGCCGGTCAGATGGGTAGGATAACGTATCAAAAGGGGCTGGCCGAGTGGTAAGGTTTGGGCCCAGAATCTACCTAGTTTTCTGTTAGCCCTGTTTGAGACTAAACACAAGCAAACAAAACAAATCGACCCATTCCTAATGAATGGGTCTAAATGTCTAATTATATGGTGTAGGCTATAAGTTAAGGTGCTATATTCtactgctgttcaaaaaaaaaaaaaaacctggcTTATATTCTTCTGTATGTTTGATTATGAAGGTTTCCTATCAGAAAACATCACTTTTAGAACTATTTACTTGTCTAATAATTCTTAGAATTTTACCAGATTATATGGATACTTTTGTTGGGTTTTCGATAAGTATGTCCATAACTGTATGATCAAAATGAAAGATAATAACAATATAATCAAAAAATGAGCTTTGATTAGCAATACCTTCTTGAATGAACAGTGATAACCCGAAATCTGTAGCCTTTAGAAGCGCATTCTGACTCTTATCCGAAAGCAAGAAATTTTCTGGCTTCAAATCACGGTGCATCACACCCATAAAGTGACAAACATGAACAACATTCACAATCGACCTACAAACAGAGGCTGCAGCCCGTTCACTATAATGACCCTTTTCAATAATCCTATCAAAAAGCTCACCTCCTTCACAAACCTCCATAACCAAATGAACAGATTGCTTATCTTCATAAGCACCTTTAAACTCAACAATATTAGCTTGCCCACTTAAATGTTGCATGATCTGTATCTCTTTCCTCATATCATCTTTATCACTCTTTGTCACAAGTTTCTTTTTCGATATCGACTTACAAGCATACTTTTGACCACTTGAGTTTTCAATACAAAGATAAGTGACACCAAATTGACCTTTACCCAATTCTTTCCCCATTGTGTAGAATTCTTTAACATCTTCATATGGTTTCCCAAGGATCGTGTTGTGAACCTTTTTCGGGCTAGGCGTTGGCGCCTGTCTCCGGGAAGGCAATTGGGCTCCCTTAGGTGGTGATTTTGTGTCAACTATTTTGGGTTCAACAGATCTTGTTGTATGAGCATATGGGTTAGCACCTCCACTGTTACTTTTACTACTACACATGCCCATTTTCAAGATTTATTGTTTCTTGatcaaaacttaaataaaatgaCTAAAAGCACTCAAGGTGATCAACAAACAAATACCCAGATGGAGAGTTTCAATCTTTATGAGAAAACCTCAAAGATGAAGTTTTCAGGAAAGGTCAAAGATGAGAGTCGAAGTTGCGAAGTTgacatatatacttaaaaatttGCAGAAGAAGGTGAAAGAAAAGACAGTGGAAAGAACGTGGTCAGGTAATTAGGGAATACCTGGAATTTAAAAGAAATGGAATGTGCTTAGAAACACGGATTGAATTTGGTCAAGAATAAAGGGAGGTCAGATATGTTGACTTTTTGGAAGTCTTCATATTGTCCAACTCTATATGGGAATGAACAAATGTGCTTCGTTTTGTGTCCATTAAGGAGCCTGCCAAATATTAGGAGCTTCATTTATTTGTGTCTAGAAATAAATGCCAAACtcattttgtttgattttgtatttgaattaattatgattgatgtttttttgttatagataatattgtaataataatgtattattataCCTTTCACAAGTGTAAAGCAGATTGTATCATAATCGTAAAGATTATAACTAcatatttattgtattttttaataGAGGCTATTGATTAATATGTGTTTGtcatataaaaactaaaaaggtgataaattatttatattatatatttatatttatatctattttatttgtataataagttgtatctatatatacagcAAATATTATGAgcttcatttatttatattgaataATTATGATTGATCCTTGTGTACGTGTTTAATTAGTATAATCACGTTTTTGTATCTCATTTCACAAGTGTAGagcaaataataatgattattattattgattatttaATGTTACACATTTGGtgataatttataattatagaacGTAATTGATTGATCCTTCTGTATTATATGGAAAACTAAAAGGTGATAGCTATAAGGTTCTCTATTTTAAGAAATCCATTATTTTTTTCAGTATCCCCAAATTATCTAAGTAAccctaataaatatatttagttagGTTAGTTTTTGCACCTTATTATTTTTGTCTCTAATCCTCAACTTTTATTTAGAAGATAACCATGGTTAAATGCCTTATCGCCGTATctcaaaaaaatatcataaacaaCCTGTATTACCGTTACGACATCTCACGCGTTATAAACCGTTGTCGCTGCAACGCGCATGCACCCTTCTAGTTTATATAACAAGTGATAATTTATGCCATCAAAAAGAGTAAGTTTTATtcgttttcaaaagaaaaagaaatttttttttttgaaaaaacaacAATAAGTTTTGTTACATATtacctatatactaaaaaccaatatGGTTTTTCCAACAGTACCACACACACTTTACTTCTCTAAAAGTTTTTTACTATACCTATTTTGTgctcaaaaagagtaaaaaactTTCACAATTTTATGTATAAACTTGATGTAGTTATGTAAACGATAAAttagaattttattttactatacCTATTTTGTACAAGTTTTTTATGTATGGAGCTGGATGAGATATGTTAAAGATAATGaataacttatttaattttCACAGTAACACATGAGTAATAATATTAgtataaaaccaaaaattacTTTTGACCCATCAACCCATAAGTTGTGTGCTCAAATTTCACAGTGAAATATTGTAAAGATGTACGAATTTGTCTAGTTCTTTTTCAAAAACGCCAACATATAATTATGTTTCAAGGATCCACCCTAACATATCATTGACTAGATACAAATGCTTGCCTTTAAACCACGACAATTCTCAATCAAAACAATTAACTAAAGAATTCCATGTAACATAGTTTGAAACATGACCTATTTCCACCATTTCATTAAGGAGGCCTTCAGGCCTTTGtatgtataataaatatatttatttcttttgtataataaatatatttatttcttttcacaTGTGTAAAGCAAATTATTCTTATTAGTTAATAATACACATTTGTTGAATGTTAAATATAACCTATTAATTAATCCATGTGTgttatataaaagattataattataattataaagtgATATTTAATTATAAGTTGTATTTATAAAACAGGTATTAGGAGcttcatttctttttcttctagATATAAATGCCAAACTCATGTGTtcatatctttatattataactgaattaaactaattatatattgaagctatatattattcaatatattaataGTTTCTTTTAGCAAAATTTCTTTTCACACGTGTAaagcaaattatatgtataagtGTATTGTTTAATAATACACATTGATTGTATGTTCTGGCAGAACCAATAGATTAATCTGTGTATtacttaaatattatataacgaTGTCTATAcaataaacaaattttattcACATTCAACTAAATGTATATCTTTGacacacaataataataacaaatttttGTGTGCGTAAAAATGCATTTTCACacttatccatatatatatatatatatgaaatgttcATTATGGTACAACAAACTGTATATGAATCGACTAATTTTTATGTAGACGTTATAGGTATAAGATGTTGGTATATGATCACGTTAATATAAACGCATGTCCAGAAAATATTTAAGTCTAcgaggtcacacgaaatgacacatATACTCTATGTAAATACgttcacgaaatgattaataaacatacattaaaagttaaataaatgtttattaattaaaacagaaggatttaaatataaattagaaattaGTGTTGTTTCCTAATTTCAAAaggagagggggggggggggttaactTTGGAGAGAGGATTCCTAATCCCTCTCAAACTTGTTCATCAAGTAATAAACCCTAACAATTAATCCTTATAAATAGGGGTTAAGGGTTAAGGGTTTTTACACATCTATAAGACAATTAGATTTgtaattctctctctctctctctctctctctctctctctctctcccctcTCTCTCGATCGACTACAAgaagaaaaagggttttcgggttCTTTGTTTGGTTCGACTTTTAGGAGAAAAACACAAGGGTTTGTGAGTTTGtaatcgggtactagcatacatacataggggtgtcaagtgtgcgAGCATAgagggttttactttaaaaccCTAATCAATAATAAccatcattattattactattggAAGCTAAGCTAAAATGTACACATTCACTTTTATACtttgttaattagttatatTACATATGATTCTTTTCGCTGCGTATTCGTGTAATTATTATTGATAATAGTTATGAATCCTactatgttatatattagttacaAAGTTGAAAACTTGAAGTGGGGTTTAGGGTTGGttctatttaattaattaaataattaaaagataaaattgtttttgtatatttattttaatataaatcgaaaatcataaaaataaaaatagggtttttgtttttattattaattcaaCCTATTCAATGTTAATGGTTAAAATAAACCCTCTATGCAAGTTTGAATTATGTGAATtagcatgtttatgtgataaattgcatcttttatgtacttttaatttaatgttgttaaatagaagtaaaaatcataagGAATTCATACAAAATTCTTTATGATTATTActttgatatattgatatgaattGCTTAGTTTATTGGTCCAATAgttagggttaattatttgataatagtgtgactatgtgaatttttcgtgtgatGTTTTCTGTTTGACACCTGTTCActaataaattcatataaaatcAACCGTAATGAGTTAGGACCTCTCCTTTGGACTGTAGATGCACGATGAATAGGgatacaactttgtagttctgatCTAAGGCCAATACAGATGTTTCCTATGTCAAATCTGGTCGTcaagctactggaaatttccagtcagcatctATGTGTTTATTTGATAATTGTATGTTTGTATATGTTTAATGGCTTATGCAATCAAGGTaatttgatgtatgtggtcctcttctatGAAGGGGGAGCCATTCTTAAACATGTTCAttaaccatagtgaccatgatTTAGGTTGCCCACCATAAATCGTTGCATGATTAATTGTtaataagtttattattttGCTAATAGTGAAGATGGGGTTGTCCCACACCTAACTTGGGTAGAAAATCCCTCACATCTTGcttttttattccataaaaatcaagggccatcatttattcattaatattaaaatattaatatgtgagaggtttttctcccaacttaggtgtgtgacaaccccacactcacttttccctattGTAAATGGTGATGCAAAGTTGTTTTAAGAAaagaataaacttgactaataAATATCgaaatataattttgtttaaataaaattggTGTCTTACAATCAAAGGATACATtagctcacccatttgaacaaactctaagagatgTATAAGTCAGGATGCACTAGCTCCCTAAAGGAGTGGGTTTTTAATTGCATATATCGCAAATCTTTACTTATGCGCTTCTTTGTGcattcaaatggagctaccgagctcttttGTGTTGTCAagacaataaaaataattttattaaacattatGTTATGAAGATGTGCATGAATcttcatacataaacttttgattcacatcaattGTATTACCCAATCAAAGTTAAGTCTTTgtcacccactttgctaagaacacttgcaaGTACTTTctgctctacgtgagacgttGGTGAATTGCCACAACAAGAAAAATGCCTTTTAGAGACATGTTTAGAGTCCTGTTTAGCGACGTCTTTTAAGCTAGCGATGCACTTTGCGACATTAGGTAGGTCGACGCTAGAAAAAAGTCGTTGATTTTTGCGTCATTACAATGTAAGACGCTAAATTTTGCGATACATATAGAGACGCCACACAATGCGTCGCAAAAGTTTTTAGCGACATGATTTTTTTGAATCGCTATTAAAGTCGCCGTTTTTCCAGATGTTGCTACCTGTGTTGCTATTCATGTCGCTAACCCAAGTTTTTGTTTGCTTCTCTACATTG
Coding sequences within:
- the LOC122593351 gene encoding calcium-dependent protein kinase 19-like, with translation MGMCSSKSNSGGANPYAHTTRSVEPKIVDTKSPPKGAQLPSRRQAPTPSPKKVHNTILGKPYEDVKEFYTMGKELGKGQFGVTYLCIENSSGQKYACKSISKKKLVTKSDKDDMRKEIQIMQHLSGQANIVEFKGAYEDKQSVHLVMEVCEGGELFDRIIEKGHYSERAAASVCRSIVNVVHVCHFMGVMHRDLKPENFLLSDKSQNALLKATDFGLSLFIQEGKTHRDIVGSAYYVAPEVLKKKYGKEIDIWSAGVILYILLSGVPPFWAETEKGIFDAILEGRIDFESDPWPSISKSAKDLIRRMLTQDPTKRITAAQVLEHPWIRVDGDASDKPIDSAVLSRMKQFKVMNKLKKLALKVIAENLSAEEIQGLKSMFKNIDTDNSGTITYEELKTGLARLGSKLTEAEVKQLMEAADVDGNGSIDYIEFITATMHRHKLEREDHVYKAFQHFDTDNSGFITRDELEIAMKNYNMGDEATIKEIIAEVDTDNDGKINYEEFCTMMRSGTQPGKLF